In the Acropora muricata isolate sample 2 chromosome 1, ASM3666990v1, whole genome shotgun sequence genome, one interval contains:
- the LOC136914658 gene encoding homocysteine S-methyltransferase YbgG-like isoform X2 yields the protein MDGRTFLVLDGGLGTELIRAGFDIKDHPLWSARVLVDHPEAIKNIHKSFLLSGADVLITATYQASIEHLVQHCRLDESKALDAIQKAVKLAHEACNEIGRNWKQCFVAGSIGAYGACQCDRSEYNGKYVDNMSLKDLVDWHRPRMKALLDAGVDILALETIPAQKEAEALVELLKEFPAAKAWLSLSCKNDRHTCHGELFSDVVQTISSSEQIVAVGVNCTSPLFVKSLLQSIKGKVDLPFVVYPECGGEWKDGDSIRNEAVHLSSYVSDWIEAGARWIGGCCGTQPEDIEKIWNVVDRRQK from the exons ATGGATGGGAGAACGTTTCTCGTGTTAGATGGAGGATTAGGAACAGAGTTAATCAGAGCTGGATTTGATATTAAG GATCATCCATTATGGAGCGCAAGGGTTCTGGTTGATCACCCAGAAGCCATCAAGAACATTCATAAAAG TTTTCTCCTAAGTGGAGCTGATGTTTTGATCACTGCAACTTATCAG GCCAGTATAGAGCACCTTGTGCAGCACTGTAGACTTGACGAAAGCAAGGCTCTTGATGCAATTCAAAAAGCAGTAAAATTAGCACATGAAGCCTGCAATGAAATTGGCAG GAATTGGAAACAGTGTTTTGTGGCAGGATCAATTGGAGCATATGGTGCTTGTCAGTGTGATAGGTCTGAATACAATGGGAAATATGTTGATAACATGTCATTAAAG GATCTTGTGGACTGGCACAGACCCAGAATGAAAGCCTTGCTTGATGCTGGAGTTGATATTCTAGCTCTGGAGACTATTCCTGCTCAG AAAGAAGCAGAGGCTTTGGTTGAGCTTCTTAAAGAATTCCCTGCTGCTAAAGCTTGGCTTTCATTGTCATGTAAG AATGACAGACACACATGCCATGGAGAGTTGTTCAGTGATGTTGTTCAAACCATCAGTAGCTCTGAACAA ATTGTTGCAGTGGGTGTTAATTGTACCTCTCCATTATTTGTAAAG TCCTTACTCCAGAGCATCAAGGGAAAAGTTGATCTCCCCTTTGTAGTTTATCCTGAATGTGGTGGAGAGTGGAAAGATGGAGA tTCAATACGCAATGAAGCTGTCCACCTTTCCAGTTATGTCAGTGACTGGATAGAAGCAGGGGCTCGTTGGATTG GAGGATGCTGTGGCACACAGCCAGAAGATATAGAAAAGATTTGGAACGTTGTGGACAGGCGTCAAAAATAA
- the LOC136914658 gene encoding homocysteine S-methyltransferase YbgG-like isoform X1 gives MDGRTFLVLDGGLGTELIRAGFDIKDHPLWSARVLVDHPEAIKNIHKSFLLSGADVLITATYQASIEHLVQHCRLDESKALDAIQKAVKLAHEACNEIGRNWKQCFVAGSIGAYGACQCDRSEYNGKYVDNMSLKVQDLVDWHRPRMKALLDAGVDILALETIPAQKEAEALVELLKEFPAAKAWLSLSCKNDRHTCHGELFSDVVQTISSSEQIVAVGVNCTSPLFVKSLLQSIKGKVDLPFVVYPECGGEWKDGDSIRNEAVHLSSYVSDWIEAGARWIGGCCGTQPEDIEKIWNVVDRRQK, from the exons ATGGATGGGAGAACGTTTCTCGTGTTAGATGGAGGATTAGGAACAGAGTTAATCAGAGCTGGATTTGATATTAAG GATCATCCATTATGGAGCGCAAGGGTTCTGGTTGATCACCCAGAAGCCATCAAGAACATTCATAAAAG TTTTCTCCTAAGTGGAGCTGATGTTTTGATCACTGCAACTTATCAG GCCAGTATAGAGCACCTTGTGCAGCACTGTAGACTTGACGAAAGCAAGGCTCTTGATGCAATTCAAAAAGCAGTAAAATTAGCACATGAAGCCTGCAATGAAATTGGCAG GAATTGGAAACAGTGTTTTGTGGCAGGATCAATTGGAGCATATGGTGCTTGTCAGTGTGATAGGTCTGAATACAATGGGAAATATGTTGATAACATGTCATTAAAGGTACAG GATCTTGTGGACTGGCACAGACCCAGAATGAAAGCCTTGCTTGATGCTGGAGTTGATATTCTAGCTCTGGAGACTATTCCTGCTCAG AAAGAAGCAGAGGCTTTGGTTGAGCTTCTTAAAGAATTCCCTGCTGCTAAAGCTTGGCTTTCATTGTCATGTAAG AATGACAGACACACATGCCATGGAGAGTTGTTCAGTGATGTTGTTCAAACCATCAGTAGCTCTGAACAA ATTGTTGCAGTGGGTGTTAATTGTACCTCTCCATTATTTGTAAAG TCCTTACTCCAGAGCATCAAGGGAAAAGTTGATCTCCCCTTTGTAGTTTATCCTGAATGTGGTGGAGAGTGGAAAGATGGAGA tTCAATACGCAATGAAGCTGTCCACCTTTCCAGTTATGTCAGTGACTGGATAGAAGCAGGGGCTCGTTGGATTG GAGGATGCTGTGGCACACAGCCAGAAGATATAGAAAAGATTTGGAACGTTGTGGACAGGCGTCAAAAATAA
- the LOC136914658 gene encoding homocysteine S-methyltransferase YbgG-like isoform X4, translating to MSHNQMIRSIVTDGYVPVDPHSVSKSLLSLEIEVNMKSFLLSGADVLITATYQASIEHLVQHCRLDESKALDAIQKAVKLAHEACNEIGRNWKQCFVAGSIGAYGACQCDRSEYNGKYVDNMSLKDLVDWHRPRMKALLDAGVDILALETIPAQKEAEALVELLKEFPAAKAWLSLSCKNDRHTCHGELFSDVVQTISSSEQIVAVGVNCTSPLFVKSLLQSIKGKVDLPFVVYPECGGEWKDGDSIRNEAVHLSSYVSDWIEAGARWIGGCCGTQPEDIEKIWNVVDRRQK from the exons ATGTCACATAATCAAATGATACGATCTATTGTTACAGATGGTTATGTCCCTGTAGACCCTCACTCAGTCTCGAAATCCTTGCTGAGTTTAGAGATTGAAGTAAATATGAAATC TTTTCTCCTAAGTGGAGCTGATGTTTTGATCACTGCAACTTATCAG GCCAGTATAGAGCACCTTGTGCAGCACTGTAGACTTGACGAAAGCAAGGCTCTTGATGCAATTCAAAAAGCAGTAAAATTAGCACATGAAGCCTGCAATGAAATTGGCAG GAATTGGAAACAGTGTTTTGTGGCAGGATCAATTGGAGCATATGGTGCTTGTCAGTGTGATAGGTCTGAATACAATGGGAAATATGTTGATAACATGTCATTAAAG GATCTTGTGGACTGGCACAGACCCAGAATGAAAGCCTTGCTTGATGCTGGAGTTGATATTCTAGCTCTGGAGACTATTCCTGCTCAG AAAGAAGCAGAGGCTTTGGTTGAGCTTCTTAAAGAATTCCCTGCTGCTAAAGCTTGGCTTTCATTGTCATGTAAG AATGACAGACACACATGCCATGGAGAGTTGTTCAGTGATGTTGTTCAAACCATCAGTAGCTCTGAACAA ATTGTTGCAGTGGGTGTTAATTGTACCTCTCCATTATTTGTAAAG TCCTTACTCCAGAGCATCAAGGGAAAAGTTGATCTCCCCTTTGTAGTTTATCCTGAATGTGGTGGAGAGTGGAAAGATGGAGA tTCAATACGCAATGAAGCTGTCCACCTTTCCAGTTATGTCAGTGACTGGATAGAAGCAGGGGCTCGTTGGATTG GAGGATGCTGTGGCACACAGCCAGAAGATATAGAAAAGATTTGGAACGTTGTGGACAGGCGTCAAAAATAA
- the LOC136914658 gene encoding homocysteine S-methyltransferase YbgG-like isoform X3, with product MSHNQMIRSIVTDGYVPVDPHSVSKSLLSLEIEVNMKSFLLSGADVLITATYQASIEHLVQHCRLDESKALDAIQKAVKLAHEACNEIGRNWKQCFVAGSIGAYGACQCDRSEYNGKYVDNMSLKVQDLVDWHRPRMKALLDAGVDILALETIPAQKEAEALVELLKEFPAAKAWLSLSCKNDRHTCHGELFSDVVQTISSSEQIVAVGVNCTSPLFVKSLLQSIKGKVDLPFVVYPECGGEWKDGDSIRNEAVHLSSYVSDWIEAGARWIGGCCGTQPEDIEKIWNVVDRRQK from the exons ATGTCACATAATCAAATGATACGATCTATTGTTACAGATGGTTATGTCCCTGTAGACCCTCACTCAGTCTCGAAATCCTTGCTGAGTTTAGAGATTGAAGTAAATATGAAATC TTTTCTCCTAAGTGGAGCTGATGTTTTGATCACTGCAACTTATCAG GCCAGTATAGAGCACCTTGTGCAGCACTGTAGACTTGACGAAAGCAAGGCTCTTGATGCAATTCAAAAAGCAGTAAAATTAGCACATGAAGCCTGCAATGAAATTGGCAG GAATTGGAAACAGTGTTTTGTGGCAGGATCAATTGGAGCATATGGTGCTTGTCAGTGTGATAGGTCTGAATACAATGGGAAATATGTTGATAACATGTCATTAAAGGTACAG GATCTTGTGGACTGGCACAGACCCAGAATGAAAGCCTTGCTTGATGCTGGAGTTGATATTCTAGCTCTGGAGACTATTCCTGCTCAG AAAGAAGCAGAGGCTTTGGTTGAGCTTCTTAAAGAATTCCCTGCTGCTAAAGCTTGGCTTTCATTGTCATGTAAG AATGACAGACACACATGCCATGGAGAGTTGTTCAGTGATGTTGTTCAAACCATCAGTAGCTCTGAACAA ATTGTTGCAGTGGGTGTTAATTGTACCTCTCCATTATTTGTAAAG TCCTTACTCCAGAGCATCAAGGGAAAAGTTGATCTCCCCTTTGTAGTTTATCCTGAATGTGGTGGAGAGTGGAAAGATGGAGA tTCAATACGCAATGAAGCTGTCCACCTTTCCAGTTATGTCAGTGACTGGATAGAAGCAGGGGCTCGTTGGATTG GAGGATGCTGTGGCACACAGCCAGAAGATATAGAAAAGATTTGGAACGTTGTGGACAGGCGTCAAAAATAA